One region of Paralichthys olivaceus isolate ysfri-2021 chromosome 12, ASM2471397v2, whole genome shotgun sequence genomic DNA includes:
- the LOC109627783 gene encoding apoptosis-stimulating of p53 protein 1-like isoform X8 codes for MLTEVPVTPATRVTDVVEYCKEAGEGECHLAEVWNGHERVLPQGLLLLDLLQQWGARRPEVSFYLRHCPAWAQGSQQPLEQSWTSEATDSANDRVPRVELTLSELQEMATRQQQQIEAQQQMLVAKEQRLRYLQQGGRSNQGQTQSEAEKLQRLKERVETQEAKLKKIRAMRGQVDYSKLINGNLSAEIDHVSSLFQEKQAELQSAVIRVDQLTQQLEDLRRGRLQSHSAPPQGAPTGSHGTTAGQKGSPLSGPAALELRKLYQELQARNRHNLEQSSKLAQNKELLNKRNAQVTVMDQRIGDLRERLHKKRAELSRMNGGGLSSPQSSSHPAGGVLGRVAAVCPYIQVPAEGRQEAGYPLPTDPPPKPTPLSHTRSLSEEDRSGCRNPPSQWKVSDLDIVLSEPTGTWEGPGSPQGGDSDNSESVEANEASWPSISKSVSDWRANSPEQRPSGYGTYPSATHQAAGHHCATSSLPRSAPGTLGWPRSSVANATSSSSSSSSSSQQIQHRISVPPNSSQAQQSPLSPQTERTDPPPAVAVRPYVPDHPSRPQSPRKGPATMNSSSIYSMYLQQPQAKNYGSLSNRTTVKAVYGKPILPTSSTSPSPVPFLQGGGGGVRAGGEDVTDKEGGKRGGESGDGQIIPPPSVDNIPRPLSPTKLTPVAHSQLRYQNDADLEVLRRRLSNAPRPLKKRSSITEPEGPQGPNIQKLLYQRFNTLAGGMEGGSGNTFYQPECLLGEMDNIHSANGNVEPGDKHISVAAVEGEVQNLNSDSRRLSPPSIAIETSKETMATVETTNNVSPSTQPSPSPSPDRLEDQNNNKQRGSSPANNSVGQASPSPPAPPPLPKAKRTNLKKPSSERTGHGLRVKFNPLALLLDASLEGEFDLVQRIIYEVENPSMPNDEGITPLHNAVCAGHHHIVKFLLDFGVNVNAADSDGWTPLHCAASCNSVHLCKMLVESGAAIFATTISDVETAADKCEEMEEGYTQCSQFLYGVQEKLGVMNKGLVYALWDYTAQQADELSFSEGDGLTVLRRRDETETEWWWARLNDREGYIPRNLLGLYPRIKPRQRSLA; via the exons GTTCCCCGTGTGGAGCTGACCCTCTCTGAGCTCCAGGAAATGGCCACAAGACAACAGCAACAGATAGAGGCTCAGCAACAGATGTTGGTCGCCAAG GAGCAGAGACTGAGGTATCTCCAGCAGGGAGGCAGATCCAACCAGGGACAGACACAG TCTGAAGCTGAGAAGCTGCAGCGGCTGAAGGAGCGAGTAGAGACTCAGGAAGCAAAGCTGAAAAAGATCAGAGCCATGAGGGGACAAGTGGACTACAGTAAACTGATCAACGGAAACCTCT ctgcagagataGACCACGTGAGCAGCTTGTTTCAGGAGAAGCAGGCAGAGCTGCAGTCTGCAGTGATCAGAGTCGACCAG TTGACTCAGCAGTTGGAGGATCTAAGGAGAGGGCGCCTTCAGTCACACTCTGCACCGCCTCAGGGGGCACCCACTGGGAGCCATGGTACCACTGCAGGCCAGAAAGGGTCGCCCCTGTCTGGCCCTGCAGCCCTGGAGCTGAGGAAACTCTACCAGGAGCTGCAG GCTCGTAACCGCCATAACCTGGAGCAGAGCAGCAAGCTGGCCCAGAACAAGGAGCTGCTAAACAAGAGGAACGCCCAGGTGACAGTGATGGATCAACGCATCGGAGACCTGCGAGAACGATTGCACAAGAAAAGAGCTGAA TTAAGCCGTATGAATGGAGGAGGCTTGTCCTCCCCTCAGTCCTCTTCCCACCCTGCTGGTGGGGTTTTGGGTCGAGTGGCAGCTGTCTGCCCCTACATCCAGGTTCCAGCTGAGGGGAGACAGGAGGCGGGTTACCCCTTGCCTACTGACCCGCCACCCAAACCCACCCCACTCAGCCACACCCGCTCCCTCTCAG aggaggACAGGAGTGGCTGCAGGAATCCTCCCAGCCAGTGGAAAGTGTCAGATTTAGACATCGTCCTGTCTGAACCCACAGGGACGTGGGAGGGACCTGGGTCCCCTCAGGGGGGCGACAGTGACAACAGTGAGTCCGTAGAAG CCAATGAAGCATCATGGCCTAGCATCAGTAAGAGTGTGTCCGATTGGAGGGCCAACAGTCCAGAACAG CGTCCCTCTGGTTATGGTACCTACCCCAGTGCCACCCACCAGGCGGCAGGGCATCACTGTGCCACCAGCTCCCTGCCCCGCTCTGCCCCTGGTACACTGGGCTGGCCTCGATCTAGCGTTGCCAACGCCACgtcatcttcctcttcatcatcctcctcctcccagcaaATACAACATCGTATCTCTGTCCCTCCTAATTCAAGCCAAG CCCAGCAGTCTCCACTGTCCCCACAAACAGAGCGAACAGATCCCCCTCCAGCTGTGGCGGTACGCCCCTACGTCCCAGATCATCCTTCTAGGCCCCAGTCCCCCAGGAAGGGTCCTGCCACCATGAACAGCAGCTCCATCTACAGCATGTACCTCCAGCAGCCTCAGGCTAAAAACTATGGATCTCTCAGCAATAGAACTACCGTCAAAGCAG TCTATGGCAAACCCATCCTCCCCACGTCTTCCACCTCTCCGTCCCCTGTCCCTTTCctccagggaggaggaggaggagtgagagcaggaggagaggatgtaACAGATAAAGAAGGAGGGAAACGAGGAGGCGAGAGCGGTGATGGGCAAATTATCCCTCCGCCAAGCGTAGATAACATCCCTCGTCCCCTCAGTCCCACCAAGCTCACCCCAGTTG CCCACTCCCAGCTACGTTACCAGAATGATGCTGACCTGGAGGTTCTTCGGCGACGCCTCAGCAACGCTCCACGGCCGCTGAAGAAACGCAGCTCAATCACTGAACCAGAGGGCCCACAGGGGCCAAACATCCAGAAACTTCTGTACCAGAG ATTTAACACACTGGCGGGAGGCATGGAAGGAGGCTCAG GCAACACTTTCTACCAGCCCGAATGCCTTTTGGGTGAAATGGACAACATCCATTCAGCCAATGGGAATGTAGAACCTGGTGACAAGCACatcagtgtggcagctgtggaggGCGAAGTCCAGAACCTGAACTCAGACTCCCGACGCTTGTCCCCTCCTTCTATTGCCATAGAAACGTCCAAAGAGACAATGGCAACAGTGGAAACTACCAACAATGTCTCTCCATCAACCCAGCCCAGCCCATCCCCTTCACCTGATAGGCTGGAGGACCAGAATAATAACAAACAGAGAGGGTCGAGTCCTGCCAACAACTCTGTGGGCCAGGCCTCTCCATCACCTCCTGCACCTCCCCCGCTACCTAAG GCGAAGCGAACCAACCTGAAGAAGCCGTCATCCGAGCGGACAGGCCACGGTCTCCGAGTCAAGTTTAACCCTCTAGCTCTGCTGCTGGATGCGTCATTAGAGGGAGAGTTTGATCTGGTGCAGAGAATCATCTATGAG GTGGAAAATCCCAGTATGCCCAATGATGAAGGCATAACCCCTCTTCATAATGCTGTCTGCGCCGGACATCACCATATTGTCAAGTTCCTGCTGGACTTCGGAGTGAACGTGAACGCAGCTGACAGTGACGGATG GACTCCTCTGCACTGTGCAGCTTCATGTAACAGCGTTCACCTCTGTAAGATGCTTGTGGAGTCTGGGGCGGCCATTTTCGCAACAACAATTAGCGATGttgaaacagcagcagacaaatgtgaagaaatggAGGAGGGCTACACACAGTGTTCTCAGTTTCTCTATG GTGTACAGGAGAAGTTGGGTGTTATGAACAAAGGCTTGGTCTATGCTCTCTGGGACTACACGGCCCAGCAGGCGGATGAGCTTTCCTTCAGCGAGGGCGACGGCCTCACTGTGCTTCGCCGGCGTGACGAGACTGAGACAGAGTGGTGGTGGGCGCGACTTAATGACCGGGAGGGATACATCCCCAGGAACCTGCTGGGG ctGTATCCAAGGATCAAACCCAGACAACGCTCGCTGGCATGA
- the LOC109627783 gene encoding apoptosis-stimulating of p53 protein 1-like isoform X7: MKVILTVYLNDTQQMLTEVPVTPATRVTDVVEYCKEAGEGECHLAEVWNGHERVLPQGLLLLDLLQQWGARRPEVSFYLRHCPAWAQGSQQPLEQSWTSEATDSANDRVPRVELTLSELQEMATRQQQQIEAQQQMLVAKEQRLRYLQQGGRSNQGQTQSEAEKLQRLKERVETQEAKLKKIRAMRGQVDYSKLINGNLSAEIDHVSSLFQEKQAELQSAVIRVDQLTQQLEDLRRGRLQSHSAPPQGAPTGSHGTTAGQKGSPLSGPAALELRKLYQELQARNRHNLEQSSKLAQNKELLNKRNAQVTVMDQRIGDLRERLHKKRAELSRMNGGGLSSPQSSSHPAGGVLGRVAAVCPYIQVPAEGRQEAGYPLPTDPPPKPTPLSHTRSLSEEDRSGCRNPPSQWKVSDLDIVLSEPTGTWEGPGSPQGGDSDNSESVEANEASWPSISKSVSDWRANSPEQRPSGYGTYPSATHQAAGHHCATSSLPRSAPGTLGWPRSSVANATSSSSSSSSSSQQIQHRISVPPNSSQAQQSPLSPQTERTDPPPAVAVRPYVPDHPSRPQSPRKGPATMNSSSIYSMYLQQPQAKNYGSLSNRTTVKAVYGKPILPTSSTSPSPVPFLQGGGGGVRAGGEDVTDKEGGKRGGESGDGQIIPPPSVDNIPRPLSPTKLTPVAHSQLRYQNDADLEVLRRRLSNAPRPLKKRSSITEPEGPQGPNIQKLLYQRFNTLAGGMEGGSGNTFYQPECLLGEMDNIHSANGNVEPGDKHISVAAVEGEVQNLNSDSRRLSPPSIAIETSKETMATVETTNNVSPSTQPSPSPSPDRLEDQNNNKQRGSSPANNSVGQASPSPPAPPPLPKAKRTNLKKPSSERTGHGLRVKFNPLALLLDASLEGEFDLVQRIIYEVENPSMPNDEGITPLHNAVCAGHHHIVKFLLDFGVNVNAADSDGWTPLHCAASCNSVHLCKMLVESGAAIFATTISDVETAADKCEEMEEGYTQCSQFLYGVQEKLGVMNKGLVYALWDYTAQQADELSFSEGDGLTVLRRRDETETEWWWARLNDREGYIPRNLLGLYPRIKPRQRSLA; the protein is encoded by the exons GTTCCCCGTGTGGAGCTGACCCTCTCTGAGCTCCAGGAAATGGCCACAAGACAACAGCAACAGATAGAGGCTCAGCAACAGATGTTGGTCGCCAAG GAGCAGAGACTGAGGTATCTCCAGCAGGGAGGCAGATCCAACCAGGGACAGACACAG TCTGAAGCTGAGAAGCTGCAGCGGCTGAAGGAGCGAGTAGAGACTCAGGAAGCAAAGCTGAAAAAGATCAGAGCCATGAGGGGACAAGTGGACTACAGTAAACTGATCAACGGAAACCTCT ctgcagagataGACCACGTGAGCAGCTTGTTTCAGGAGAAGCAGGCAGAGCTGCAGTCTGCAGTGATCAGAGTCGACCAG TTGACTCAGCAGTTGGAGGATCTAAGGAGAGGGCGCCTTCAGTCACACTCTGCACCGCCTCAGGGGGCACCCACTGGGAGCCATGGTACCACTGCAGGCCAGAAAGGGTCGCCCCTGTCTGGCCCTGCAGCCCTGGAGCTGAGGAAACTCTACCAGGAGCTGCAG GCTCGTAACCGCCATAACCTGGAGCAGAGCAGCAAGCTGGCCCAGAACAAGGAGCTGCTAAACAAGAGGAACGCCCAGGTGACAGTGATGGATCAACGCATCGGAGACCTGCGAGAACGATTGCACAAGAAAAGAGCTGAA TTAAGCCGTATGAATGGAGGAGGCTTGTCCTCCCCTCAGTCCTCTTCCCACCCTGCTGGTGGGGTTTTGGGTCGAGTGGCAGCTGTCTGCCCCTACATCCAGGTTCCAGCTGAGGGGAGACAGGAGGCGGGTTACCCCTTGCCTACTGACCCGCCACCCAAACCCACCCCACTCAGCCACACCCGCTCCCTCTCAG aggaggACAGGAGTGGCTGCAGGAATCCTCCCAGCCAGTGGAAAGTGTCAGATTTAGACATCGTCCTGTCTGAACCCACAGGGACGTGGGAGGGACCTGGGTCCCCTCAGGGGGGCGACAGTGACAACAGTGAGTCCGTAGAAG CCAATGAAGCATCATGGCCTAGCATCAGTAAGAGTGTGTCCGATTGGAGGGCCAACAGTCCAGAACAG CGTCCCTCTGGTTATGGTACCTACCCCAGTGCCACCCACCAGGCGGCAGGGCATCACTGTGCCACCAGCTCCCTGCCCCGCTCTGCCCCTGGTACACTGGGCTGGCCTCGATCTAGCGTTGCCAACGCCACgtcatcttcctcttcatcatcctcctcctcccagcaaATACAACATCGTATCTCTGTCCCTCCTAATTCAAGCCAAG CCCAGCAGTCTCCACTGTCCCCACAAACAGAGCGAACAGATCCCCCTCCAGCTGTGGCGGTACGCCCCTACGTCCCAGATCATCCTTCTAGGCCCCAGTCCCCCAGGAAGGGTCCTGCCACCATGAACAGCAGCTCCATCTACAGCATGTACCTCCAGCAGCCTCAGGCTAAAAACTATGGATCTCTCAGCAATAGAACTACCGTCAAAGCAG TCTATGGCAAACCCATCCTCCCCACGTCTTCCACCTCTCCGTCCCCTGTCCCTTTCctccagggaggaggaggaggagtgagagcaggaggagaggatgtaACAGATAAAGAAGGAGGGAAACGAGGAGGCGAGAGCGGTGATGGGCAAATTATCCCTCCGCCAAGCGTAGATAACATCCCTCGTCCCCTCAGTCCCACCAAGCTCACCCCAGTTG CCCACTCCCAGCTACGTTACCAGAATGATGCTGACCTGGAGGTTCTTCGGCGACGCCTCAGCAACGCTCCACGGCCGCTGAAGAAACGCAGCTCAATCACTGAACCAGAGGGCCCACAGGGGCCAAACATCCAGAAACTTCTGTACCAGAG ATTTAACACACTGGCGGGAGGCATGGAAGGAGGCTCAG GCAACACTTTCTACCAGCCCGAATGCCTTTTGGGTGAAATGGACAACATCCATTCAGCCAATGGGAATGTAGAACCTGGTGACAAGCACatcagtgtggcagctgtggaggGCGAAGTCCAGAACCTGAACTCAGACTCCCGACGCTTGTCCCCTCCTTCTATTGCCATAGAAACGTCCAAAGAGACAATGGCAACAGTGGAAACTACCAACAATGTCTCTCCATCAACCCAGCCCAGCCCATCCCCTTCACCTGATAGGCTGGAGGACCAGAATAATAACAAACAGAGAGGGTCGAGTCCTGCCAACAACTCTGTGGGCCAGGCCTCTCCATCACCTCCTGCACCTCCCCCGCTACCTAAG GCGAAGCGAACCAACCTGAAGAAGCCGTCATCCGAGCGGACAGGCCACGGTCTCCGAGTCAAGTTTAACCCTCTAGCTCTGCTGCTGGATGCGTCATTAGAGGGAGAGTTTGATCTGGTGCAGAGAATCATCTATGAG GTGGAAAATCCCAGTATGCCCAATGATGAAGGCATAACCCCTCTTCATAATGCTGTCTGCGCCGGACATCACCATATTGTCAAGTTCCTGCTGGACTTCGGAGTGAACGTGAACGCAGCTGACAGTGACGGATG GACTCCTCTGCACTGTGCAGCTTCATGTAACAGCGTTCACCTCTGTAAGATGCTTGTGGAGTCTGGGGCGGCCATTTTCGCAACAACAATTAGCGATGttgaaacagcagcagacaaatgtgaagaaatggAGGAGGGCTACACACAGTGTTCTCAGTTTCTCTATG GTGTACAGGAGAAGTTGGGTGTTATGAACAAAGGCTTGGTCTATGCTCTCTGGGACTACACGGCCCAGCAGGCGGATGAGCTTTCCTTCAGCGAGGGCGACGGCCTCACTGTGCTTCGCCGGCGTGACGAGACTGAGACAGAGTGGTGGTGGGCGCGACTTAATGACCGGGAGGGATACATCCCCAGGAACCTGCTGGGG ctGTATCCAAGGATCAAACCCAGACAACGCTCGCTGGCATGA
- the LOC109627783 gene encoding apoptosis-stimulating of p53 protein 1-like isoform X14 has translation MEWNEVDLVQEFTVEGQCSKIKVRSCRITWDSQQVPRVELTLSELQEMATRQQQQIEAQQQMLVAKSEAEKLQRLKERVETQEAKLKKIRAMRGQVDYSKLINGNLSAEIDHVSSLFQEKQAELQSAVIRVDQLTQQLEDLRRGRLQSHSAPPQGAPTGSHGTTAGQKGSPLSGPAALELRKLYQELQARNRHNLEQSSKLAQNKELLNKRNAQVTVMDQRIGDLRERLHKKRAELSRMNGGGLSSPQSSSHPAGGVLGRVAAVCPYIQVPAEGRQEAGYPLPTDPPPKPTPLSHTRSLSEEDRSGCRNPPSQWKVSDLDIVLSEPTGTWEGPGSPQGGDSDNSESVEANEASWPSISKSVSDWRANSPEQRPSGYGTYPSATHQAAGHHCATSSLPRSAPGTLGWPRSSVANATSSSSSSSSSSQQIQHRISVPPNSSQAQQSPLSPQTERTDPPPAVAVRPYVPDHPSRPQSPRKGPATMNSSSIYSMYLQQPQAKNYGSLSNRTTVKAVYGKPILPTSSTSPSPVPFLQGGGGGVRAGGEDVTDKEGGKRGGESGDGQIIPPPSVDNIPRPLSPTKLTPVAHSQLRYQNDADLEVLRRRLSNAPRPLKKRSSITEPEGPQGPNIQKLLYQRFNTLAGGMEGGSGNTFYQPECLLGEMDNIHSANGNVEPGDKHISVAAVEGEVQNLNSDSRRLSPPSIAIETSKETMATVETTNNVSPSTQPSPSPSPDRLEDQNNNKQRGSSPANNSVGQASPSPPAPPPLPKAKRTNLKKPSSERTGHGLRVKFNPLALLLDASLEGEFDLVQRIIYEVENPSMPNDEGITPLHNAVCAGHHHIVKFLLDFGVNVNAADSDGWTPLHCAASCNSVHLCKMLVESGAAIFATTISDVETAADKCEEMEEGYTQCSQFLYGVQEKLGVMNKGLVYALWDYTAQQADELSFSEGDGLTVLRRRDETETEWWWARLNDREGYIPRNLLGLYPRIKPRQRSLA, from the exons GTTCCCCGTGTGGAGCTGACCCTCTCTGAGCTCCAGGAAATGGCCACAAGACAACAGCAACAGATAGAGGCTCAGCAACAGATGTTGGTCGCCAAG TCTGAAGCTGAGAAGCTGCAGCGGCTGAAGGAGCGAGTAGAGACTCAGGAAGCAAAGCTGAAAAAGATCAGAGCCATGAGGGGACAAGTGGACTACAGTAAACTGATCAACGGAAACCTCT ctgcagagataGACCACGTGAGCAGCTTGTTTCAGGAGAAGCAGGCAGAGCTGCAGTCTGCAGTGATCAGAGTCGACCAG TTGACTCAGCAGTTGGAGGATCTAAGGAGAGGGCGCCTTCAGTCACACTCTGCACCGCCTCAGGGGGCACCCACTGGGAGCCATGGTACCACTGCAGGCCAGAAAGGGTCGCCCCTGTCTGGCCCTGCAGCCCTGGAGCTGAGGAAACTCTACCAGGAGCTGCAG GCTCGTAACCGCCATAACCTGGAGCAGAGCAGCAAGCTGGCCCAGAACAAGGAGCTGCTAAACAAGAGGAACGCCCAGGTGACAGTGATGGATCAACGCATCGGAGACCTGCGAGAACGATTGCACAAGAAAAGAGCTGAA TTAAGCCGTATGAATGGAGGAGGCTTGTCCTCCCCTCAGTCCTCTTCCCACCCTGCTGGTGGGGTTTTGGGTCGAGTGGCAGCTGTCTGCCCCTACATCCAGGTTCCAGCTGAGGGGAGACAGGAGGCGGGTTACCCCTTGCCTACTGACCCGCCACCCAAACCCACCCCACTCAGCCACACCCGCTCCCTCTCAG aggaggACAGGAGTGGCTGCAGGAATCCTCCCAGCCAGTGGAAAGTGTCAGATTTAGACATCGTCCTGTCTGAACCCACAGGGACGTGGGAGGGACCTGGGTCCCCTCAGGGGGGCGACAGTGACAACAGTGAGTCCGTAGAAG CCAATGAAGCATCATGGCCTAGCATCAGTAAGAGTGTGTCCGATTGGAGGGCCAACAGTCCAGAACAG CGTCCCTCTGGTTATGGTACCTACCCCAGTGCCACCCACCAGGCGGCAGGGCATCACTGTGCCACCAGCTCCCTGCCCCGCTCTGCCCCTGGTACACTGGGCTGGCCTCGATCTAGCGTTGCCAACGCCACgtcatcttcctcttcatcatcctcctcctcccagcaaATACAACATCGTATCTCTGTCCCTCCTAATTCAAGCCAAG CCCAGCAGTCTCCACTGTCCCCACAAACAGAGCGAACAGATCCCCCTCCAGCTGTGGCGGTACGCCCCTACGTCCCAGATCATCCTTCTAGGCCCCAGTCCCCCAGGAAGGGTCCTGCCACCATGAACAGCAGCTCCATCTACAGCATGTACCTCCAGCAGCCTCAGGCTAAAAACTATGGATCTCTCAGCAATAGAACTACCGTCAAAGCAG TCTATGGCAAACCCATCCTCCCCACGTCTTCCACCTCTCCGTCCCCTGTCCCTTTCctccagggaggaggaggaggagtgagagcaggaggagaggatgtaACAGATAAAGAAGGAGGGAAACGAGGAGGCGAGAGCGGTGATGGGCAAATTATCCCTCCGCCAAGCGTAGATAACATCCCTCGTCCCCTCAGTCCCACCAAGCTCACCCCAGTTG CCCACTCCCAGCTACGTTACCAGAATGATGCTGACCTGGAGGTTCTTCGGCGACGCCTCAGCAACGCTCCACGGCCGCTGAAGAAACGCAGCTCAATCACTGAACCAGAGGGCCCACAGGGGCCAAACATCCAGAAACTTCTGTACCAGAG ATTTAACACACTGGCGGGAGGCATGGAAGGAGGCTCAG GCAACACTTTCTACCAGCCCGAATGCCTTTTGGGTGAAATGGACAACATCCATTCAGCCAATGGGAATGTAGAACCTGGTGACAAGCACatcagtgtggcagctgtggaggGCGAAGTCCAGAACCTGAACTCAGACTCCCGACGCTTGTCCCCTCCTTCTATTGCCATAGAAACGTCCAAAGAGACAATGGCAACAGTGGAAACTACCAACAATGTCTCTCCATCAACCCAGCCCAGCCCATCCCCTTCACCTGATAGGCTGGAGGACCAGAATAATAACAAACAGAGAGGGTCGAGTCCTGCCAACAACTCTGTGGGCCAGGCCTCTCCATCACCTCCTGCACCTCCCCCGCTACCTAAG GCGAAGCGAACCAACCTGAAGAAGCCGTCATCCGAGCGGACAGGCCACGGTCTCCGAGTCAAGTTTAACCCTCTAGCTCTGCTGCTGGATGCGTCATTAGAGGGAGAGTTTGATCTGGTGCAGAGAATCATCTATGAG GTGGAAAATCCCAGTATGCCCAATGATGAAGGCATAACCCCTCTTCATAATGCTGTCTGCGCCGGACATCACCATATTGTCAAGTTCCTGCTGGACTTCGGAGTGAACGTGAACGCAGCTGACAGTGACGGATG GACTCCTCTGCACTGTGCAGCTTCATGTAACAGCGTTCACCTCTGTAAGATGCTTGTGGAGTCTGGGGCGGCCATTTTCGCAACAACAATTAGCGATGttgaaacagcagcagacaaatgtgaagaaatggAGGAGGGCTACACACAGTGTTCTCAGTTTCTCTATG GTGTACAGGAGAAGTTGGGTGTTATGAACAAAGGCTTGGTCTATGCTCTCTGGGACTACACGGCCCAGCAGGCGGATGAGCTTTCCTTCAGCGAGGGCGACGGCCTCACTGTGCTTCGCCGGCGTGACGAGACTGAGACAGAGTGGTGGTGGGCGCGACTTAATGACCGGGAGGGATACATCCCCAGGAACCTGCTGGGG ctGTATCCAAGGATCAAACCCAGACAACGCTCGCTGGCATGA